From Rhopalosiphum padi isolate XX-2018 chromosome 2, ASM2088224v1, whole genome shotgun sequence:
AccataaatattcatttaaaaccgTACTCTATACACGCGTGCGCTTAACTGCCGCGCTGTTATATTATCCgcgtatgtacatataatatatatttgtgcaGTGTATCGCCcgtattcaattttgtttttacaccCTCACGCGATTTTCCCCTTGTCGGGCCTGTACAGTCCACAGGGACTAGGTTTACGCAGACCCGTAAGCACAGGACACGCACACAATGCCGTTTTATTCATGCACCCACCACTCACgcgtacatgtatataataataataatgtgtatatacacGTTGAgatcgcatattataatacaatgtcaCCGTgtagtacataatatcattatatgtgtccttatgtatatattatatcaattatattatacgaatgatTTTTCTATCAACTGTAGCTAAACTAtaagcaacaacaacaacaacaacaacaactacaacaacaaataataataataataataataaagaataaggagaacaattattgttatttttttttcgtgattaattattattatacaataatgtacagCTTCCGTTTATATACGTTTTCAAACGTTGGTACATCGTGTGATTGAAACGTATAGTCCTAAATTACCATCACATAGGCGATAGATGCCTATAGATGACATTTTAGAGGGAGAAGGGCAAAATAAAAAGtttcttaaaattttagatagataaaaatatattttatgattatgctGAGTATTTatgattagtatttatatattcttaaaaagtataatacaaaaatacaaacacagtaattataatagatagtaATTTTATGATTCTTAATTCTGgacatatttttgttgttaacaTAACAAATTGGAAACAGATTCAacgaatgattaaaaaaccgatataaattcaatatcgATTGGTATTCCTCTTTATGtgttacattaaaatacattaaatataatatgtgcagaATTAAGAAAGCAAGTCATGAATGgaaatcataaaattgtttataccataattttcaatagtatttgtctttttaaaaatataattataaaaaaatgtaaattccaTGTTTTTActactaattataaatagtattataatctgAGACCAATGCTAACCATTAAAAGAAAATCTattgatataactatataacttttattgaaaacgGTCAAGTCGTTTAGAAgatatatgaattataacaGACGCACAGAAgagttatgtttatgtataatataataatttgtatttttgtgtcGATTACTATAGTTGGAAGGCGTGGGGCTACGTTTTTTTAAATCGCTATTATATGAATAACTGTTCAAGTCCCTCGAAAAGTGTATGCTATTTGtgcttatatgtatattatgtatattatatctgtttattataatatatagtatataatataaagataaagtGACGAAAACAGTATTCGCTAAGACATGACTCATCTGcgatattaattgttataccgCGCGTTTGAAAAGCACTCGCCAACAATGTATGGTCGGTATCGTTCGGCCAAGTCCCTTTTTCCCGTAAAAATTcacttttaatgtaaaaaaacacACACGCGTTTCAAGAAAACGGGTCATTCCGAGTGGGACGGACTGTCATGCGATTCATTACGTATAGCACAATATAGCGAAGGAGACTGTGTATACCAATATGACCGTGGCCACGCATTATTTTTAGACGTGTGTCATATTCTATAAACGTATTAATATACACACAGTATGGCCAGTATGGATCTATTTCCGAGTTAGATATCTCCAGTTGCCGCCGCACCCGTGAGCGTATATAAAGCGACTACGGTTTCGAGCGACTTTCAATTTTCGTCCGTCAGCCAAAGCTCGAACAGACGTCCACCTGTTCCTCCGCGATTACGCATATTTTCTTTGTTATTGCAACGTGTGTATCCTCGTAATACTCATGTCTTTGGAACGTGCCGTTCGCGCTAAAGTAAGTCgtcctaaatattataaaatatcttcgTTATAGCGTAATTACatacaatatcatataatatatatattagtatattgtcGTGAATATCAATGGTGATATTAAAGTtaagataggtatataataatgtgtaaaacgattttaattttttttttacccgacACAGCTCGCTTCCAAGCGAGACCCCCAACAAGAAAAGGAAGCCCAGGAATGGATGGAAGCAGTGTTGGGATATAAATTCCCCAAAGGTTTTCCATTGGAAGAATACATCAAAGATGGCCAAGTACTGTGCAAACTCATCAACACCATTAGCCCCGGAAGTGTAACCAAATACAACACTACCGGTGGACAATTCAAAATGATGGAAAACATTAACATGTGAGTCATGCATTACAGTttttaaacagaatatttttcattcaaattttttttttcacgagaCCGTTCGCTTTCGAATATAAAAACCGTGTAGATATATATCCAGTTAAAGTGGTTTGACGtgtttagtttttattcttGCACCGAAAAAACTACTCTAAGACAATTTTTTGATTCGATTCCTGTAATTGAATATCAACAATATAGATTTACGTAGATCAAAAATTAAGTTCTTCGATCGATTCATCGTTATACAGCATACGATTTCATTTCGCAgtgtacacaatataaaatataacataatgacATCATAATCAAACTAGAACAGTGTCCCACGTGTCTTGATTTTTTCACCGCATAAAGCCAATAACATTATGGGAAATCCACCCCATccgtgtacaatatataatattattatgcgtacaCCGTAAATACGCCAATTAATCAAAAATCTTGTATTTTGAATAtgagtaaatacaatatattacaagcAAACTTTTGCAGAACATTCttgttgtacatattattgtacttatatatcaTATTCGAAAACAGctatgtataaagtatacacAATCCGGGGGTGACAATGGCGACCATCAATACTAATTAAACGGCGTGTAGACAATTCGTTTAACTTTTGGCGTCGTGTTGTTTCTGTGTGTCCCTACTCCGAATCGGAGGTAATCACGGGTGGTTGTTGGACGAAGGGGGTGGTAAGAATCTCTTTGAGCCATCTCATCCACGAACTTCTTTGCTGTAgaaaactatactatattattattatattactaggtGTGCACGTGTTTATACACGTGTTTGGAATCGTGACCGATAGATACAACAGACAATAACAGtcgaaaatgaaatattattcgttttttgAGTATAGACcgattgtataaatgtataatgaacaAATCTCGACTAATCTTACGCCGCTGCTGTAGCGCGAAATACAAACATCGCGATATATTTTTGAAGAGTTTTCGGTGAGAGAACTCGCGTTCTTATATCCATAAACGTTTCGAACGCACATTTTCTgacatcaaattttattttttttccctcTTCGcgagtaatataaaatatttaaatatttatctatattccatacaaaattattgaatatacacGTACTGAATACGAACCGACCACAAAGCAGCCTGGACGgttgaaacaataattttacgaGGTGTTATTTATTCTGGGACCGCGCGTGCATTTATAATTTCGGGAGcgtatatagtgtatagtgtCACGTTAAGTAAATTTTAACGTTTAGAGTTCTCGCAGCAGCGCAAACTTTTATACACGTTTATATACACGCGGTGAGATAAACTTTTAAGCGCGTCTCTGCAGAGCGACGTTACGCGCGAAAGTTTTTcgagtcataaatcataaagtGCAgcgcgtacataataataatatataacgttataCAATATGGGAGTTGTGCTCGGGTGTGGCGGGCAAGAAGTTTCTATACTTCAAGTCTTACAAGTTATAGGTGCGAAGTctgtcgtatattatatatgcatatataccaACGAACGCGCACCgcttgtatatctatatataatattatagcaaagtatatatatatatatcgatgtcGACAtcgtattataatcatttatcgataatacataatattatataagtatggcATCTGAGCGTCGCGTACTTTACACATCGACATCATATACttgtacgatatatatatatatatatattatgtataagtttaTATGTGTCTGTATAAAGAATCACGATTTACGTTAACCGCGACGAAGACGGTGTAATTGTGTAAACGGTGTTGCTGTTACGACGGCCGAAAAGAGGCGTAAACGATTTGCTAGCGAGAGGGTGTGTTCGCTGTATAATACAATCGACGACAGGGGTGACAGATTTTTGATCGAAATACTATGTGATACGCAGCGTTTTATTTTTAGCCAGTGTTTAaccatataaaactatatacctaCGCGATATCGTAATCGTTTATAATGTGTTTTCGCACTTGCAGTTTCCAAAAGGCCATCAAAGCATACGGAGTCGCCGACATTGACGTTTTTCAGACCGTCGACCTGTGGGAGTGCAAGGACTTCTCCCAAGTCATAATGACGTTGTACGCTCTGGGCCGTGAGGTGAGAAAGCCgaccattaaataatattactttcgaCATTGTCGCGTGAATAGTATAATTCTAAAACGGAATAGactatatacatagtattatatattatgcgcgTTCAATGActataatgtacttatatgaTACTGTTGATCGTGTAGACGTACAGACACGCGGAATGGAAAGGACCTTACTTGGGACCAAAACCTTCCGAGGAAGCTAAACGTGAATTCTCCGAGGAAACACTTAAGGCCGGTCAAACCATCATCGGGTTACAGGCTGGACAAAACAAGGGCGCCACGCAAGCGGGCCAAAACATTGGCGCTGGCAGGAAGATCATCATCGGCAAATAATTACACTACacgagttaatataatataatataataataataattgatatgatatattatgttatgtacacacatttataaatagAGTAATGCGTTGCGATTTATCATCTGCAAGTCGAGGTGTAGGTCGTTGAAAGCGGTTATTATActactattgttattatggtGTGTGTGTCGtattatcgtaattattattaaaataatattatctgagcGGTATGTGtgtaaatggttttaaaataacgCATGAATTATGtcccattatatattatattgtttccacgcggcattattattaaatatcctacttgtttttttttttcgataaccgtttttttacctatatattatatattatatttatcttgaattaaaatatatatatataataaaacaaaagacgatcattataaattttaattttattatacatttatacctattgaTATTCTATGCCGTGAAATTCTTCATGTGCActacgttattaaaataaatgaaaaaatacattacaagaTCAATGTAAaccatcgtatatatatatatatatataataatagcaatctaatattatcgttttaattattatcgagACACATCACATTATTCATATTGATGTATAGtgcattaaactatttttatagtataacaataatagttttgtacaatattttatgatttatgtaaaatttaatatgtatgtcaTATCACACGTCAGTGGTGGTGAGCGCGTGTCAACAATTTCATTCACGCTTAAATTTAGAACCATCTGGGCGTCTGGCGAAGTAAACGCGGTGAAAAAGTCGACGAAAGCCGACAGGACTGCTGCTATACTGTTACAGCTGGCATTTGAACGAGAATTGTCGATTTTCTGGCAATcgtcgaataaataatatttacgccACCTACTCTTTTCACTcccatattatagtaaataaactcAACAAagacattaaaaatgtgtatatactatgtaaCGAAATGACTTACACTACTAAACTTTCCGTTTTAGAGCGTCAAATCCGTAtactttatttaagtaatataatctttacaataattaattataaattacattattttcttttgttaGATTAATTTGCTTTTagcatataataaaagtaaatacgaTACACAACACAGatgacacatatatatatatatataatattaactcacGGTGTCCGGGTGTATAACCTGAGGGGAGGATGGATTGGTTGAtccaaataatattgtgtaggtatactaCTACGGTACTGCCGTAGTCCGTACACAATACTACTGGGGGAAGTATGGAGGAAAaagcatatatttttgtataggtagtatACTATGGTATTACCATAGTCCGTATACAAAAACAGTGACAGTGGGATAGGGACGATTGTCAGGTGTACTCGGCGTCTTGGCGGATGGGTCGCGGCTTGGCTTGACTCCTATCGGCGGCGTCGTACTGTTCCTGGGCTGTGGCAATGGTCCTCTGGGCTGCAGTGTCTGATTGTCGGCGGATGGGTCGCGGCTTGGCTGGACTCCTATCGGCGGCGGCGTTAAGTTATCGGTAGCTTGCGATACAGATCGACAGTCATATCAGTATGGAGACAACGATACAGGGCATTAGTACACATCAAATGTACTCCGCTATATCATCTCCGTCGTAATATGACTTATCGGTCGGGAGGGAACTGGAAGGTGGGAGGTGTCTTATTATCGATCGACGGGCTGTATTTATGCCTAGTCGTGTGGTCTCCTCGGTGACAGTTATCCGGGTAGCCAATATGGTCTTTTGCCGTATTACTACGATTCGTAGGTAACTTGTGAGGCTGTGAATTAGCATTAGGCTTTTGCTAGAATGTAACTGTGATGCTGATTACGAAATGTACGCCGTGGACggcttttaagtattataaaaatgccgACCACGCTAGCTGTTTATACAGAATCGCTTGTTAACGCGATCTGGTGCGCGCATGATGTATTGTTGTGATGCGCGTAGCGTAATTTTTAGTTCCGGTATACTCCACTGGTGGTGGTAGTAGTATTATTGCCGTGGTAGTGTGCTATATAACTATTTCTCGTTACATTGTCccctttttaaatcattttgttcTTTCTTGTgcgacattaaaataaaatgatttaaaaccaagaGAGGAgagaatagttataaaaataaaattttgtacgTATTGACTGTTGTGTTGATGATAGTATTGTGATGGGGTTTTGCTTATTCCTTTTTCTTTCTGGCCTGATGCTTCAGCTTCCTCCGATACGCCCAACTCTTCCTTTTCTGTTGTCGTCTATTCTCACCTTGTACGCCGACTTCGGGTTCTCTACTTTCTCCAATAATCTCCATTTCTTCTTGAGGGCTAATGGTCATTTCGATAGTTTCATCGGTCATAGCTGACACCTCGGATGGCGTGCTGACGATAGGTTGGCATTGCAGCGTGAGTGGGAAATCCATAGCGACTTGGAAGTTGTATTTGGTAATCTCGGCTTCCTTCTCTCGCTGATATTCAGCCATGGCTCGTTCGTACTGTTTGTCAATAGGTAACGTGGTCGCTTGTAATACGTTgatttggttattattttccTGATTCAGTTGATTGACTAGTGGAATGTCTTCGGCTAGATGGTCGTCACCAAAAAGTTCCTGGTACCTAGTTTCTAGCAGTTGGTCCAACCACTTAGTACGATTATGTTTGTAGCCTTGATGTCGATTTGGTGTGTGCTCCTCCTGTTTTGGGTACATCTAATAATACGAACAAGTAAATATGTGACATCGAGTATATACCCACCACCTGCACACAGACATATAGAcacacaaacatttattttattttatttcattgctCTTTCCCTGTTTCCGTTTTCCCTGGGTCGGGAGGAACGTACAGCTTGACATTTTTGAAGTTTTGTATCTGCGGTTTCTCTTGATCATCCGTGATGACTAGTGTATTATTGTCATAGACTTGACTGATAATATATGGCCCTCGATAAAGTAAAAAGAATTTATGTATTTCTTTATCGGTGCCTGAAGATAGTTTATGCTCCTTGACCAACACCTGTTGTCCCACCTGGTACGTGGGAAACCTTTTTTTCTGATCCTTGATTTGGTTACGCTGTTCCGCTCTTTTCTGTAGACGACTCTTTGCCAATTCTATTATGACATTGATGTCTGATACCGGTTCATCCATTGGTCGTGGTATAAACTTATCGATGCTTAAGGACGGTTTCTTCCCCGTCAATATTTGTGTGGGTGTGAATCCGGTTGACTGGTGTGTAGTATTGTTTAGCCAATATTCAATGTTGTCCAGCCATTTCACCCACGTGGTATGTTTGTGAGAGCAATAAGCCCGCAGAATTCTCCCTATTTCGCGGTTGACTCTTTCTATTGGGTTACTCTCTGGATGGTAGATCGTTGTGAGTGACGTCTTAATTCCTATAACTTGTAATTGTTCTGTCCACTTACTACTTGTAAATTGAGTTCCATTGTCTGTCAATATTCTCTTAATTGGTCCATGTTTCGGTAGATAATCATGTAAAACCTTGTTGAGTATGGTGTCCGTGTTAGCACGACGGATGGCATATAACTTaacatgttttgaaaaaatatcaactaGCGCTAGAATGTATTTCATACCCAACTGTCCCCTGGGCAATGGTCCCATTAGGTCTAGTGATATGGTGTGTTTAGGTTCAGCTAGTATTGTGGATATAGTAGGTCCTCTTGCTGTTTGATTGTTGACTTTGCTTTTTTGACATAGTTCACATGATTTAGTGAATTTCTTTATCCTAATATACATGTTATGAAGTTGGTAGTTATTCCTTAGTATGTGATAGGTCTTATATGCTCCCATGTGTCCAAAATGGATGTGTGTTTCCTTGATCAACTGGTCACTTATTACATCTGGGACCATAACTCGATAATTGTTGTTCCGCTCAATGGAAAATAGTAAGTTCCTATGCATAATGAAATACTTGTCTGGTTTGTTTTGTAGTCGGTTAATGATACAACGTAGTCTTGGATCTTGATTCTGTATTTCATGCAAGCGTTTGAATTGACTCTGTAGTTCACGGCTGTATTGGTgtaacattaatttgtttataacaatGTTTATACAATTCTGCTGTTCAAAATCTTGGTCGCCCTGTGGATATCGGGTCAGCGTGTCAGCACCGATATTTTCCTTACCGGGTATGTGTATAATTTCGAGATTGAATTCTTGTAGAAAGATAGACCATCGGGTGAGTCttgcatttaataattgacattgTTTCAAGAACACGAGCGCTTTATGATCTGTTAGTACCTTTATTGGATATCCTAATATGTGGTTCCGGAACTTCTTGCATGCAAAGACTATCGCTAATAGTTCTAGTTCCGTGGTGTGGTAGTTCTTCTCAGGATCTTTCAGTGTCCGACTTATGAACCCTAGAGTTCTATGTCTGCCCTCTTTGTCTAATTGGAAGAGTTCCGCACCGATGGCTGTGCGGGATGCATCAGTGGACAAATAGAAACATTCCTGAAAGTCTGGATATTGTATGATTATATCTTCCAAAAATGccttttttatttctatgaacGAAGCTTGGTGCTGGTCGGTCCATCTCCAGGGAGTCCCCTTTTTTAACAATTCACTCAGCCGCGATGTCATCTCCGAAAGGTCccgaatatattttctatagaaaTTTATGAATCCCAAAAATGCTTGGATCTGCTTTCGGTTCTGTGGTGGTTGAAAATTTTGAACCGTTCTAACTTTGTTCGGATCCATCTGGATACCGTCCTTGGATATGACGTGACCCAAAAATAGTACTTGCGACtgaaaaaaatgtgattttgaTGCGTTGATCGTTATATTATGTTCGCTgaacttttgaaaaatttgtGACAGATGTTCCAAGTGTTCGGGAAAATTCTTTGACATGATATGTATATCGTCCACGTAGATGGctacaaagtttaatatttcTGGTCCCAAAACTTTATCCAACATCTTTTGGAATTCAGCTATTGAATTCACCAATCCAAATGGTAGTACTTTGTACTGATAGTTCCTCCCACGGTATAAAAATGCCGTGATTTCTCTGCATTCCTGTTGTAGCGGGCATTGCCAATATCCAGCTGTGAGATCGATAGAACTTAGGTATTGTGCTCCTTCAAATTTCAGCAAGATTTCTTCTATATTACTAGGACATTCTCGGTCTGGTATAATACGCTGATTGACCTTTCTCGCATCAATACAGACTCGGATATCCCCATTTTTCTTCTCGACACCAACTACTGGTGAAGACCACGGTGATGTAGACTTTTCTATTATACCCCATTCCAACATTCGTTGTATTTCTCTATCCATTTTTTCGACCTTGGACATTGGTATAGGGTACGGTCTCTGGTAGACTGGCTCCCCTTCTTTGACTTTTATTCGACATTGATATTGTTCAATTTTTCCTGGACGGTCGGAAAATATATGTCGATACTGGTCCAACAGCTGGGCAAATTCTAATCGCTGCTCGTCCCCCAGGTGTTGGTTGTTCTCGTCATCATTGCTAGTGATCTGTATCCTATTCATTTGATGATCCTCAGTTATGACTTTTGGTTCAATGTTCGCAAATGGTGTATGgtaaattgtttgatttatgtTCCATGTCACTGTTCTATTACTGAAATTTATTTGCGTATTGTATTGTCGTAGAACGTCTGCCCCGATTATTCCCTTCTCGTTTAAGTTTTCCACTTGCACAAAGTTCGCGAAAATGGTCGCTGGTCCCATCTTGCATTCACAAAAAATTTGTTTAGATATTTTGCATATCTTTTTCCCGATAGCGTTACTTATTTGGACTCCACTGATCGGTAACATTGGTAC
This genomic window contains:
- the LOC132920519 gene encoding muscle-specific protein 20, whose protein sequence is MSLERAVRAKLASKRDPQQEKEAQEWMEAVLGYKFPKGFPLEEYIKDGQVLCKLINTISPGSVTKYNTTGGQFKMMENINIFQKAIKAYGVADIDVFQTVDLWECKDFSQVIMTLYALGRETYRHAEWKGPYLGPKPSEEAKREFSEETLKAGQTIIGLQAGQNKGATQAGQNIGAGRKIIIGK